The genome window GCTGAATCCAGTCTTCATCGTTGAAAGATAAATCATGATAATTTCCAGACGGAGACAATGAGCACGCCCATGTAGAGTCAATTCCGACAAAAAAGCCCCCGATCTTCAGACCGGCCTGCACCCAATCCGGCCACACTCCGGACTCCGTTTTCACGACCATAACATGCCGTCCCGGCTCCAGCAAAATCTGTGCAAACTGTGTCCGTACAGGATCCGCTGTACCGACCACCTGCTTCCCATCTAAAAAAACCTCGCTCTTTTTGCTGGAGTATACAAAAACGGTTGCTTTATCTGGGGCATTCAAATCTGATGTTCCTGCTGTATACGCACTCAACCGATCGTCGAGAATCTGCTTGATTTCCAAAGGATATTTCCAATGTTTCAAGGCATGTTGCGTCAACTTTTCAGCGTTTGTCCAATCATCAAACTTTTCGTAATCCCAGAGCCGAGTCATTAAAGAACGAGATTCGAACTCATCTGCCGGCGGGACAGGATATGACGAAACAAAGCGATTTTGATACGCTGAAGACGGGCGATCCAGATAATAGTACGCAACACTGTCAAAAGCTCCTCGGCTTTGGTTTCCCGGGCCTCGTTCAAATGACATATTCAGGGACTTACTGAATGTTATTGGGTCTGCAAGATGATATCTGTACTGAACCGTACGAAACGGTCGCTTGAGTGTCAGACCGAAAAGCGGGTTCTGAAAAACGGTTCTGTAATACCAGCCTCCATTGAAGTAATCCTCAAGTCCCGTACCCTGCCAGAAAACCTCTTTTGAATTATCACGTAGAATCGTTTCATCTGATTCCAGCACCCAGAAGTTTCGATCCATAGAAGCCGCCCCCAGCAAGCAGCCGACCAAGCGTCCTTTGCCGTTTACATCCAAAACCTCATGGGGCGTTCCTGTTTGCTTTTCAGAACTGCTTTTCCAACTGCTGTGAAAATATCCATACTCCGCCGGCACAGGCCCATTTTGATATTTTAACAGAACGCGCCCGGCGACCATTGTTGTTCCGCGATTTTCCAAGGTGAAAGATGCGGCTTTCCGAAACGGCATCGGAAACCGGCATTCAAAACCAGTCTCATCCACAGTAAAATAAAGATTCTGCAGCTTTTTGGGTTCCCACATCTGACCAAAAAAATCACCTAATGGAACTTTGACTGAATCCATGTCCGAGAGATCCCATGAAATGTTCAGCCAAACCTGCCTCAACAAAAGCTGACGTTGGTGAAACGACATTGTTTCCCACCCTTCCAGCTCCAGCCTTAAACTGCGAATGACACCTCCCGTCTCAAGATCAAGAATCTCTTTTTTTGTTCCACCTAAAACAGCAAACGAAGCATCAAGCGCCTCTCCTTCTATCTTTTGTGGCCAGGCAACAGATTCACACGCGGATCTGACTTCCTGCGGTATCGGGAAGACTGCTGATCGAACCGTACCCTTTTCAAGCGGGGTGGCATTGATGTGAAAATAGAGTTTCCCTTTTCCCTGACTATATCCTTCATCTGACATCAAAATCCGCAGGCGCCGACGATAGGGAATCGGGAAGCCGGAGTAATAACAATTCTGGTCGTCCATCGTAAACATAGAGGGGAAGCCAGCCAATCCTTTGTACAGAGCATCACTGGTTGTTTCCAGTCTCGGCTCTGTTTCATCATCGAAGATAAACCGGAAACGTACTTCGCGCTTGATCCCGGTGAACCAGAAACGAGTCAACACTCCCGCCCCCTTGAAATCTGCCAGTTCCAACCATCCGTTGCCTAAATTTTTGTAGCCATTGCTATAATCATTATTGCCGCCGGAGCGATCATATGAGGTGCGAATGTCCGTACATGGCTTCGATAGGTCTGCGATCGACCCGGGATTATAGAGTTCCTGGATCAGTTGAGCCCAGGAGGTTTCTACCGGCTCCTTCTGTGAACAGGAGACTACACACAAGCAAAGCGGAAGCAAAAAGTACCCTAAGTGTATTTTCATTTTGTAATCCTTTTTTTAGCAACGCGAACCATAGCAAAGGCAGGATAAACGAAGCGATGATACGGCAGAAGAATCCGCATGGCAGCTAAGCGCAATTTTCCATTGAAAGAACTCAATGCCGCATAATCTTCAGGATAGCCCTTTTTCGGATCCAACGGCCGGGAGCAAACCACTGCCACGGTCTCATATAACCGGAATGCGGAATGTCGTACCGGAGCGTTGTATTCTCTCACAAAGCTCTGCATGCGCCGCGCATAACCAGCATATTCGTCATCCGTCATGCTCAGAAGCAAGGCATCCAGCTCTTTGAGATCATTGAATTTACGATAATCAATAAAACAGTCCGGCGGCACCAATTCTTCAATATTGCTACACCCGTAATAGACAGGAATCGTTCCGCTCGCCATGCAATCGAGAATTTTCTCGGTCAGATAACCGCGGGTCCAGAGCGGATGCCAAGTGTTTTCAAAACAGAGCGCATAGCGGTATCGCGCCATTATTTCAGCCTTATCGCCGCATTCGCCCCGATAATTAGGCACCTCCATTGGCGGTCGCCCGAACACATCCATCCGGGTACTGGCATTTTCATGAAACCATCGGGCCACTCTACGCCGTTCGGAATAGATCTCTTCGACGGAAAGCGAGTATTTGTCCCCGCAAATCTGACAAATCGCTTTTTCCCGATCTTTCGGATCAACCGCCTCCCGCATCGGTACGCCATAGTCAGAGCAGTACGGAAGATCAAAATACGCCCCAGCCTCAAATGTGAATGCCGAAGATGATTCGGTCAGATAGGTATTCCAGGTCAAAACCGCATCAAACTGCTTCCAGACCCTCCGCGTATACTGCATAGGATCAATCGCCGGGGGCTCATACATATACAATATCTTCAGCGCATCCGGACAAACCCGCTGATGAATCCGGCGATCAAACGTGTAGTGATTAAAATAAACCACCGCGTCCACCCCGGCCAGCGGCAACCGGCTCCACGTCACCGTATAGGCACCATCCGGAGAATCAATGGGCGGAAGCACATCGGCGGGCATATTTTTATTCTGATAAACAATGTTAATCCGCAGCATGACTCTCTTTCCGCTGGATGAACATTTTCCCCAAAGAAACAAAGAGAACGAGATAACCGGCGCATTGCATATAGAAAAACAGCTTGGACGGAGCATACCACAGAACCACCTCATGCATACCGGCCGGAACATCGACTCCCTGACAGATAAAGTCGATTCGTTCAACCTTCGCGGGCTTTCCCCTCACTGATGCTTTCCAGTCCGCATCCCATTTTTCGGCAGCGCGCAACTGTGCCGGGGCGTCTGCTGAAACACGCAGTTTCACTTTGCCCGGACGATACGCGAGCACTTCTGCCACTCCGATTTCTGCACGGGGCAACTGTCCAACTGCTGCCAACGCCTGCTCATCCGGCAGCGGATCAACCGGAGCGGTCACAGCATAGCGCGGCGAACTGTTCAGCAGTTCAAACACCGCATGCTGCCCCGTCGCAGAAGGCACCACCTTGAATTCACCGGCCTTAACACCCTGAGTCAGATCATAGGCAAACACTTTCCTCGCCTGCCCCGTCAGCTGGCGTTCCGCCTGTGACGGCCCCAACAGATATTTTACCGCGGAAAACCGCCACATATTAAGCGGATTGCGCTGTCCAGTCTCAAGAAAGGCCTTGTAGTCATTCGCCATACGCGGCATGTCAGAAAAGTTAAAGGTCGAAATCTTATTGTACGGCAGCAGATAGCTTGTCCAAATGCCGTAGATGCCCTGCTGTGACAACAATGCAACCCGCTGATGCCCCAGACCCTTTTTGAGGAAATCTGTCAGAGCATTGGCCTCGATATAGCTGCGCGGCATTTCCTTCACATAATGCTTAGACAACTTAACCGCGTCGGCGGCCACAATCAGCACCAACACTGCCCCCAGAACCATTTTCCAATGTTTGGACAAATTGCTCAGCCTTTTTCCAAGGCTTGGAAAACTGAATACAGCAAAAACCGCAGTGGCAATTGCCGCCATCAACGACGCATGCCACAACGCAGCAATTTTGTTCGGAACAATGGTTCGGGCGACCTCCTGCGGCCAGCCCTGTGCAACAAACCGGCTGATATCTTCGACGTTATTCATCGTCAAACTCAAAGCCCAGAGAACGAACAGAACCAAAATTCCGGCAAGGAAATAAAAGAAAGGCTTTAGGCTTTGGGTATTAGACCTTTGATGTGCTGAACTCTGAACGCTGAACCCAGAACTCCTAAACAACGTATCGACTCCGTACGCCGTCAGAATTGCCAAGCAGACCTGAAACACCTGAAGGAACTTGTTGGGGTTGCGAATGCTGTTGACCACAGGCAGCTTGTAGAAGATAGAATACAATGGAAAATATTTCCCGAACGACAACACCAGCGCAGCCAACGCCGAGCCTCCCCAAAAAAGAATTTCCGCGCGATTCTTCGACCGGCGACAGGAAAAAAGAGCAAAGAGAGCAAATACCACCGGAATTACACCGATATAGGTGTTCTCCAGCTTAAAATTCTGGAAACCCTGCTTTGTCTGCTCCCAGCCCGGCGAACGGCCCATCCGACCCCAGTAAGGTCCTTCGGGTTCATTGCTGCGCCATCCAGTGTATCCCGGAGCCACAAAAGCAATCATTTCCTCGGGAGGAAAGCTCCACTGGGTCACATAGTCCCACTTGGCCTGCTTATTTTCGGTCTGCATCTGGGCAGAGCCCTTCACGTGCTGCTTATAGCCACTCATTAGTGACCCGCTAGCAAACAAAAATGCAACCACTGCCGCTGGAACCAATACCTTCAGCCACCTGCCCCATTTAAAGCCCTGTTCTTTCCATAAGTTGAAAACTAGATACGCTCCCGCAAAAAATGCAAAAAACAATGCACTATCCGGCTGCTGAGCAAACATTAATCCAACACAGCTCCCCCACAGTAATGTCGCAACCAGAGAACCGGCAGCCGCCCGAGCAACCGGAAGCAGAGAACAAACGAAATATAGGATAACAAATGGTTTCAGAACATGTCCGGCATACAGCAAAGTCAGATTGCTCCCGACGAAAAAAGCAGTCAGGCCAGCAAGAACGGCAGATGCCAAGCCCAACCTTTTTCGGAGTAATCCGATTGCAGTCAGAACAGCAGCGGCAAAACAACCCAAAATATAGACTATATTATTCCACAAAACTGGCGGAAGAAGGGTTTTCAAAAGTGTAGATGTTTGCCCTGCCGGCATGGCCGGAGCACCGAGAAGACGTACACTTTTCCAGCGGGGGGCAACTTCCCGAAGAACCTGTGCGACGCCTCTATCCGCCCCGGAAATAGCAGCATCGGACGAAAACAGCACCCCTCCGCCCCAAACAAACGATCGTAAAAAAAGCAATGAGAGCACAAAAAATAATACGAACACCAGCCATTGATCCCACCGGCCTGAATTAGTTTGCTCTTTTAATTTACTCATGAGATTCCGCTCCGCTCACAATAGCATTGTAAATGTTATTAGCCCGATGAAGCTCGTCCCTGAACTCATCTGACTGCAGTTTTTCCATCACTCTTTCCTTTAGGGTGCTTCTTTCTTCAACCGGTTTGGTGATCCGGTAAAGACTCTTGCCTTCCTGAACCTCGCCATAACGCTCAGAAAAAGCTTCATCAATGAGCGCAAAACACTTCTGGCAGTTCTCCTCAGTGTTATCAAACGGTAAGAAATCGGTTCCGAACCTTAGGTTGAAGCGTTGAATCGCGGCTCCGAAATCAGAGCGAACCTCTTCAAAACTGACAACAAACAACCGTTGTCTAAACATAAATACCGCTTCATAAAAATCGATATACTCCCGAATAGCCTGACGTATTGGAAATTTACACTGATAAAAAATGACCATGGAGGAGATTGCGTCCAGCGGTCGCCGAATCAAAATCATGCAAGGGATATCCAGCCGCAAGGCCCGCTTAAGATGCCCGGGACAATGCAAATGACTGGCCACCGTAACCGGCGAAGGTTGCGCAACATGAAAGGCCGTACATGCAAAGGTGTTACCAGAGCGGGGATATCCCTCAATCAACAAGTCGCTTTTCTTCGAAACTACGTGCGGTCGCAAATAGGGTTGAAGCCAAAAAAACCAGATAAAGGCATCATAACTACTCAACCGCCATCTCAGTTTTCTATAGAAAAGCAACAGGTTATTCATAGATCACACGATCGTCTTTATTTATTCCCGACATCCGGCTTCTGTGCAGACCAGCATAAATTTGCAGGCGTTCGCAATCGGTTTCCGACCAACTTATCAGCCAACAATGCCGTCAGGTTTACTATCCCGACGAACGGGGAAAGAAGAACCGACATCACATGGTGAAACCGTTGAGGCAGTCCTTCGATTCGCTTACTTAGAAATAAATCCATAGCCATGATAAATGCGGCTGTGGAAAACACTCCTCCACTCCCCTCTACATAAACGTTAGAAAAACCAGACTCTTTCAATACTTTATCGACACCGAGCTCGGTAAACCTCCAGAAGTCAAACGGTTCCAAATGAATTGGACTCACATGAGGAACGCTGCCGAGAAAAAGTCCCCCGGGGCGAAGAATCCGAAATATTTCACTCAATACTTTTGCAGGCACATTCACGTGTTCCAAAACCTGATTGCAGATCACTAACTCAACCGAATTACTTTCTATCGGAATATCTTCAGCACTTCCGATCAGTTGAGTAATTGCTGACTTCCTGGAGGGAGGAAGATCTGACAATTCCAAATCGACAACGGTATATTGCCCAGCAACCGACCGAAACAGTTCATAATAAGGAGCTGCACCTCCGCCGATATCCGCAATATTCAGCTTTTCCGGCGAATTTGGAACCCGCTCTTTAAGAAACCGGCGCACATGACGAATCGCATGCCAGTTATAGGAAAAACAAGTGTTGTTCGGATGTCGTCCTAAAATAAAATATGCGATGTTTTCTAACATAACAAATGACTAAACCCTTTTATCCGGAAACAGACCTATAAATATCAATTAACTGGCCCAGATTCTTCTCCGGTGTGTAATTGGAATCAAAAACCTGCCGAGCCCGAACGCCCATCTCAACCATTGAGGGTTGATGCGTCAATGCCCATATAATTTTTTCTGCCAGACTCTCGGCATCGCCAGGTTTAAAAAACACACCAGTCTCCCCGTCCTGGATAATCGAGTTCATGTTCCCCAAAGCCGAGGCAATCATTGGAGTACCACAGGCAAACGCCTCTACAATCGTCATAGGAAATCCCTCATACCAGATTGATGGGAGAATCATAAACCGGGCCTGACTGACCAACTGAAGCACCTGTTCTCTGGGCAGGTGTCCCCCAAACCGGATTTTCTCCGCCGGCATTTGCAGCGAACGAAGCATCTCCCGGGCCTTGGCTTCTAGAAAACCCCGCTCAGGTCCGTCACCGACAACCAGCAGATCCACATTCGACATGCCCGTACTTTGGGCCAGCATACGTCCCCAAGCTTCAATGAGCACATCAGCCCCTTTTTCACGGCAAAGACGGCCAACAAAAAGAGCATACGGAACATTAGGGATGTCGGGGACTTCACCATTCAACCTATCAGGTCGGGAAATAAAGTTGGGCTTCACTGTAATTTTTTCAACGGGAATCACACCACTGTCTGCAAACTTTTGCTTCGCAAAATCAGTCAGCACAATATAGCGGTCGACTGTATTTTTAAACGTTCCCAGCATACGATGGCTCCACAGCATCAGAACCATTGCCAATGACCCGAGCAAGCTGTCGCGATAACAGCGATATTTCAGGGCAGGCCAGGGAAATCGTTTTCCCGAACAGTCTTCGCAAACTGATGATTCCCTGAGAAACAATCCGTTCGAACAAACCAACCGGAAATTATGCAGGGTTTGGACCACCGGAACTTTTTCCTTTTTACAAGCCCAGTAAACTGAAGGCGATATCAGTGGAAATGTATTGTGGCAATGCACCACATCCGGCTGGATGTTTTTCAGTATGCCACGTATTTTTCGGTAAGCGACCGGATTCCAGATTGCGCATAACCCGCAATACAACAGGTTCAGAACTCCGCCCTCCCGTGTCTTCATCGAGAACAGCATCACTTCGTGGCCGGCACTTTCCAGCATCCCCCGTTCTTCATCCACCACACTGTCTTCGCCACTGGCCTGCAACGGATAATAATTATGGATAAACAGTATTTTCATACGACCGAAATGTTTACTGCAATGCTTTCCGGTAAACATCAACAGCTTCTGAAAAACAAGAAGGATTTAATTCGAACGGCTCATCACCCAGCAGATCATCTACAAACGAAGTACTTAGATTTTCATCAGGCAGCGAAACCATCCGGCCGCGCTTAAAAAATCCAGTTGGGTCAACAGTTTGCAAATATCCCTGAATTTTGCCGAACTGTTTCCCTGTATAGTTCACAATACGGCAATGATTACAAAAGACAGTCATCAACAGAATCGCATGGAATCGCATCCCAACACAGGCTCGGGACGTAGCAAAAAGGTTCATTGTCTGAGCCAAACTCATTGGAACATTCTGGACTCTAATATTCTCGCAACCACTGTTGAATCTCAGGCGGTTTAAAAAAACACGATCATCACCGCCGACATAAAAGTAATGATGGGGTACAAGTAATACATCATGATCCACACCCAACTCAGAAATACGTTGAACAAGCTGTTCTGCAAATTGATTAAATTGTGCAATACCTTCTGAACCGATGTAATCCGTCGACAAGGCTCGGAGGTTCACAGTGATTCGAGGCAGCGACTCTCCGAAGCTACCTTTGCGACGGTACAATTCTGCACAATGCGCCGCCGGATCGATCGCCGATTGAAACCGAGCTTCTTTTCTTATCCCAACCTGCTCAAGCGCAGACAAACACAGTGCATCGCGAAATACGGCAAAATCAGCAACCTTCAAAATCTCCTTAACCGCACGAACGCAGCTTTTCTTTTTCAACGGGCCCACCCCGCATCCCAAAACACCACATCGCACACCTTTACTGCGTGCAGTACGGAAGGCGTATGAAAGCATATGAATCTCACGCAGATCCATCAAAGGCCCGCCTCCAAGCAACAGAAGATCTGCCTGCTGAATGGCCCGCCCCAACTCTCCGGAATTTGTACTGTCAAACAGCTCCACATTAATTTCGGACTCCGTTAAATCGTTCCATAAAGGAGAGTCCTCCCGAATAGTCCGCTCAGAGAAAAATGGAAACAAACTGCCCAGCTGCACCGTCAATTCATCTGATTGTTCCGCAAGCAATGCCAAAATTCCGGCCAGAATCGCCCGATCTCCAATGGTCTCGCTTCCGTACCAGCCAATAATGCAAACATTCATCTCCCCCTCCTAAAGAAACGATACCGGGAAGGAAACACCAGCAGGTGCACAAAAAACAGCAAGAAACTAAAGGCCCCTTTTATGGTTGGGGCAAACGCATAGTGAATGCAGTGTTGGCAATGTTCTTCGATCAGCTCTTTCCGGTATTGCCGGTTCTCTTTCGAGTGAAACAGCTTGGCAGCGTTCGAGGAGTCCAACAATCCCAAACTTTTACTTTGCGTTGCACAATAATAGATTTTTCCGGATTCATCTACCGTAGCATCACGCCATTGCCAAAAACAATCTGCCAGCCTTACGTGTCCCTTTTGTTCGAGATAACGGTAAATTGAATAATAAGTGAACTTCTGCTGCCAATTTCGATCCGTTTTATCAATAACCTTCCCGAAAAAGAACTCCATCGCAGATTGCCGGGCAGCATCAGAACTCAGCACACTGAACTCATCTGAGTAATGCAGATTATGAATCCGGCGATTTGGAACAGCCAGACGATAAAAAACCGGGATCCCTCGTTCCACACAAAACGTATCCAGCTCGGCCAGAAAATCCGCATTATATCTGGATACCGTACACCCCACGCTGAACTGATGGCAATACTTGTTCGGAAAAGCCAGAATCTGATCAATAGAGGAAATAACCTGGTCAAAAGCCGGGATCCCTCGGCAAGCCCTGTACACAGGGCCAACACCATCCAACGATAGCGAAAGTGAAAAAACAATTCTTCGCTCCTCACACAAAGCCCGAATTTTCTGGATCACAGAAAGCAATCGGTCAGTTAATGACCCATTGCTGATCATATGGATCGCCTTGAGCTTAGGCAGACGAAGCAACTCAGCAACCACCTCAGGAAGTTCGGGTACCAAGGTGGGTTCTCCACCGTTAATACCCACTGACTCCACCTTCTTAAACAAGTCATTCTTCAGAATTTCACGTACCCTTTCTGCTGTCATCTCCACATTAGGAGCACGAGATGGCACAGAGCAGGTCATGCAGGCCGAATTGCACTTTCCGGTAATTGGAAACTGTAGAATCCGAGGATAAAGACGGACTCCCGGAATTAACGACAATACCCGTCCCATTAACAGCCTAAAAAAACGAATCATGCAAAGCCCCCGCTCTTAGTCCGGACCTTAGAGAAAGCAAACCCTAATGAGACGACAAAGGCCATCACATTACAAATCAATGCAGCAAGCACGATCTGCATCGTACTGGAATGAAAAAGACATGCTGAAAGCACATATAATACAGCGGAAACAACAATACAAGAGGCCTGTCTAAATCTCCGTTGTGCCATCAAAAACTGCGCCGTAACATTCAGCAAAACTGATACCCCCATCACTAACGACATCATCCGGACCAATTGCTGCAGAGCAAAAGAAGCTTCAGACTTCCCAAAAACGATGTGCGCTAGCAATCCTGGGAAAAGACAGCAACCAATCACTCCTACTGCTGTAGCTACAGCAGTTAAGCTCAATGATTTTACAAACACTTGATGCTGTACGGCGGTTCCTGTACCCCGAGACACAACCTTTGGGAACATCGCCATTACAATCGGTCCTGGAAGCAATGCCACCATACGGCTAATAGTTGCGGCAAAAGCAAAATCTGTATCTTCCGGCAGATAATGTTTTATAAAAATAACATCTGAAGTGAATAAAATTCCGTATGCTGCCAGAATAAAAAAGCTCTGTAACAGATACATTCTCAAACTGGGAAGCGCTTCACTGCTGCAAGCATGAGACCAAAGAACCAGCAATAGACCACAAAACAAAATAACCACCGACACATAAATACTCAAACCATGCCCTAGCATGGCCCAGCCACAGGCCGGATACAAAAACCAGACAAACCCTGCACCCAGAAAAAGTCGAATTAATGCCCCGAAAACCGTAGCAACAGAACTGCGCCCAAAAAGCTGGAGCCCCTGTGTTGCGCCGATTAATATTGGAAACCAAAAAAGAGCTGGTAAAACCGCTCCGGCAATCACTACTGGATCGGTCCGATTCAAATGCAGAAAACCAGCCAAAGGACCACGAAACCATACAGTAACCGCTCCCAGCAAAAAAGCAGGGATCCCGGTTAACAACAACCACTTGCCAAGTAATCGTTTGACATCACCGATTCGACCATCATTTTGCAACAAACTACAGTAATGATTGACCCCATTTCTCAAGGTAGACAAAGGACGCTGAATAATGGCTAACACGGCAAGAAATGTAGCCAATAGAGTAAATTCCTCGGCAACAAGAACTCGACCAACCACCATTTGGAACACCATATTGCAGACATGCACGACCATCATCCCGGAAAACAGAATGCTGGTGTGTCGCAGCAAATCGTCGGAAAGCAGCTTTAGAAATATCTGACGGATTTTTTTCATTAATAACCGCAAAATATACCCGAACCAGCGGAAGAAAGCAGGTACTTTTTGGTTTTTCAGCAAGAAAAGCACTTACAAATAACTGTTTTCTTTTCAGATTTTTTATGTCATCTTTCCGCTTGCGTTCGTCGAAAGAGAGGTCGCATCGGTTCTCCGGCAGGGTGTCATAGGCTGGGAATTGGTTTGAAACTGAAGTATATATGACACATGGAGAAGAATAGATGGACATCTACGTAGGAAACCTGCCTTATGCGGCAACAGATCCTGATCTGCAGGAATTATTCGAACAATACGGAGCCGTTTCCTCGGCCCGTGTCATCCTTGACCGCATGTCAGGTCGTTCCAAAGGCTTCGGCTTTGTGGAAATGCCGAATAAAGACGAAGCCCAGGCCGCAATCGACGCACTGAACGGTGCTGATCTGATGGGCCGTGCAATTCGTGTCAATGAGTCCCAGCCCAAACCGCAAGGCGAACGTCGTGGCGGCGGTGGTGGCCGCGGTGGCTACGGCGGCGGTGGTGGAGGCGGAGGCCGCTGGTAGCAGCCGAACCCGTAAAAACTTAACAGAAGCGGCGCATTTCGATGCGCCGCTTTTTTATTACCGTTTATAACGTACCAGACGCTCAACCACTCGGGAAACATACGGAATCATAAACCGCAACGGCGAATAAAACATTCTCAATCGCACCATCGCCACCAGCATCTGGACCGAAGAGCGTCCAATTTTTACTTTCGACCCGGCCACATCATTCCAAACCGTCGGAATTTCCTTAATGCTCGCACCGAGACGACTGGCCTGAAACAGCATATCCACATCAAATGCCCATTTAGTCACACCGAGATTACACACGACCGGCTCAACCACCTCGCGCCGAAACAGTTTTGCGCCACATTGGGTATCATTCAGCCGAAGCCCGAACAGAACCCGAACCAGTGTATTGAAACAGCGCGAAGCGATTCGGCGGGACAAAGGCTGCTTTGGACTCATTACCGACCCTTTCATCCAGCGCGAAGCAATAATGCAACCGGCATCCCCGATTTTTTCCACCAGATCATCAAACGCTTCCGGCGAAGTCGCCCCATCTGCATCCACAAACCCTACCAGATCTCCAGAGGCGGCTTCTGCTCCAAGAACAACCGCACCTCCTTTTCCGACATATCCCGGGTCCTCCAAAACCTTGATAACCGGGAACTGATTTCCAACAGACAGAGCAACTTCCACAGTGCGATCATCGCAAAAATTCGGCACCACGATCAGCTCCACGTCATCCCCGTACTTTTCAGAAAAGAAAGCACCATACGCTTCCAGCATCGGAGGCAACCGATGTTCTTCGTTATGGGCCGGAATGATAATGGACAGCTTCATGGTTTCGGGATTCGTTCAAAGATTTCCAGCGTGGTATGAGCCTGTCCAAAGTCTGGAATTTCAGATGTCTTCCGGTAGCTTTTCTCTAAAACAGATCGTAGAGCTCTCCAATGTTCGGAAGAAAGTTCTCCAATGCCTGGAGACTCAATGGTCAACCCGTAGCCGCTGAATGCCGCCAGCGGCGCACGGCCTTTCGACAACGTCTCGATCATCATCTCTCGATTCAGCAAATTGAACTGTTCGGCCTGCTCATGTGGCATGTCGGGATAATAGCAGAATGGCCCCATCTCCATACCGTGCGGAACTCGAGCCCCGGCCTCAACG of Tichowtungia aerotolerans contains these proteins:
- a CDS encoding radical SAM protein; protein product: MIRFFRLLMGRVLSLIPGVRLYPRILQFPITGKCNSACMTCSVPSRAPNVEMTAERVREILKNDLFKKVESVGINGGEPTLVPELPEVVAELLRLPKLKAIHMISNGSLTDRLLSVIQKIRALCEERRIVFSLSLSLDGVGPVYRACRGIPAFDQVISSIDQILAFPNKYCHQFSVGCTVSRYNADFLAELDTFCVERGIPVFYRLAVPNRRIHNLHYSDEFSVLSSDAARQSAMEFFFGKVIDKTDRNWQQKFTYYSIYRYLEQKGHVRLADCFWQWRDATVDESGKIYYCATQSKSLGLLDSSNAAKLFHSKENRQYRKELIEEHCQHCIHYAFAPTIKGAFSFLLFFVHLLVFPSRYRFFRRGR
- a CDS encoding lipopolysaccharide biosynthesis protein: MLKNQKVPAFFRWFGYILRLLMKKIRQIFLKLLSDDLLRHTSILFSGMMVVHVCNMVFQMVVGRVLVAEEFTLLATFLAVLAIIQRPLSTLRNGVNHYCSLLQNDGRIGDVKRLLGKWLLLTGIPAFLLGAVTVWFRGPLAGFLHLNRTDPVVIAGAVLPALFWFPILIGATQGLQLFGRSSVATVFGALIRLFLGAGFVWFLYPACGWAMLGHGLSIYVSVVILFCGLLLVLWSHACSSEALPSLRMYLLQSFFILAAYGILFTSDVIFIKHYLPEDTDFAFAATISRMVALLPGPIVMAMFPKVVSRGTGTAVQHQVFVKSLSLTAVATAVGVIGCCLFPGLLAHIVFGKSEASFALQQLVRMMSLVMGVSVLLNVTAQFLMAQRRFRQASCIVVSAVLYVLSACLFHSSTMQIVLAALICNVMAFVVSLGFAFSKVRTKSGGFA
- a CDS encoding RNA recognition motif domain-containing protein, with the translated sequence MDIYVGNLPYAATDPDLQELFEQYGAVSSARVILDRMSGRSKGFGFVEMPNKDEAQAAIDALNGADLMGRAIRVNESQPKPQGERRGGGGGRGGYGGGGGGGGRW
- a CDS encoding dolichyl-phosphate beta-glucosyltransferase, with the protein product MKLSIIIPAHNEEHRLPPMLEAYGAFFSEKYGDDVELIVVPNFCDDRTVEVALSVGNQFPVIKVLEDPGYVGKGGAVVLGAEAASGDLVGFVDADGATSPEAFDDLVEKIGDAGCIIASRWMKGSVMSPKQPLSRRIASRCFNTLVRVLFGLRLNDTQCGAKLFRREVVEPVVCNLGVTKWAFDVDMLFQASRLGASIKEIPTVWNDVAGSKVKIGRSSVQMLVAMVRLRMFYSPLRFMIPYVSRVVERLVRYKR